A region from the Geobacillus vulcani PSS1 genome encodes:
- a CDS encoding enoyl-CoA hydratase/isomerase family protein, which translates to MEARLEHHDGIALFTICRPEKRNAINFAVMEALEEAMEQAATDPQVKVFAITGSGSEAFCSGGDLSEFGHLRGTEARQMLMRMGELLYRLLTFPKPTAALVNGTAMGGGCELATACDFRFAKEGSRIGFVQGRLGITTGWGGASMLFAKLPYGRVLDLLLRAEPMTVEAMEACGWVDAILPAEHWREQWRERLASYAERPLSVLQAYKATAGEKWRTAWFREQFFAEIARCAELWGSAEHEQALRLFLRKK; encoded by the coding sequence ATGGAAGCAAGGTTGGAGCATCATGACGGCATTGCGCTGTTTACAATTTGCCGTCCAGAGAAACGGAATGCGATCAATTTTGCCGTGATGGAGGCGCTTGAGGAGGCGATGGAACAGGCGGCGACTGATCCACAAGTGAAAGTGTTCGCCATTACTGGCTCTGGCAGCGAAGCGTTTTGTTCCGGCGGCGATTTGAGCGAGTTTGGGCATTTGCGCGGCACGGAGGCAAGACAGATGCTCATGCGCATGGGAGAGCTGCTGTACAGGCTGCTGACGTTTCCGAAGCCGACGGCCGCCCTTGTCAATGGAACGGCGATGGGGGGCGGCTGCGAGTTGGCGACTGCTTGCGATTTTCGCTTTGCCAAAGAAGGAAGCCGGATCGGATTTGTACAAGGCCGACTTGGCATTACGACCGGCTGGGGAGGAGCGTCGATGCTGTTTGCCAAACTTCCGTACGGGCGGGTGCTTGACTTATTGTTGCGTGCCGAGCCCATGACGGTGGAGGCGATGGAAGCGTGCGGTTGGGTTGACGCTATCCTACCAGCCGAACATTGGCGGGAACAATGGCGCGAACGGCTGGCGTCATATGCAGAGCGGCCGCTTTCCGTCTTGCAGGCATATAAGGCCACAGCCGGCGAAAAATGGCGAACCGCTTGGTTTCGCGAGCAGTTTTTCGCCGAGATCGCCCGTTGCGCCGAGCTGTGGGGGTCGGCCGAACATGAACAGGCATTGCGTCTTTTTTTGCGTAAGAAGTAA
- the rpmF gene encoding 50S ribosomal protein L32, translated as MAVPFRRTSKTRKRLRRTHFKLQVPGMVQCPNCGEWKLAHRVCKACGTYKGRDVVNK; from the coding sequence ATGGCAGTACCTTTTAGAAGAACATCGAAAACGAGAAAACGGCTGCGCCGTACGCACTTTAAACTGCAAGTGCCAGGCATGGTGCAATGCCCGAACTGCGGTGAATGGAAATTGGCGCACCGCGTCTGCAAAGCATGCGGAACATACAAAGGAAGAGATGTCGTCAACAAATAA
- a CDS encoding YceD family protein, whose translation MKWTVQQLRRFQHKEMAIDETVDVSDLKQIDTLIRDISPVHVRGKADVGSTKFTFHLTLSGTMVLPCSRTLVDVTYPFSIQTTETFFADGSGIVKTDEDTHMVAGDTIDLNPIIRELILLEIPLQLIAEGPVAGGAPQHGEGWDVLSEEEWEKAMQEREKKVDPRLAGLAKFFEEKRDE comes from the coding sequence ATGAAATGGACGGTCCAACAGCTTCGCCGTTTTCAACATAAGGAAATGGCGATTGATGAGACAGTCGATGTGTCCGATTTAAAACAAATTGACACGTTGATCCGCGATATTTCGCCGGTGCATGTCCGAGGAAAAGCGGATGTCGGATCGACAAAATTCACGTTTCATTTGACGTTGTCCGGAACGATGGTGTTGCCTTGTTCGCGGACGCTTGTCGATGTGACGTATCCGTTTTCCATTCAGACGACGGAGACGTTTTTTGCGGATGGCAGCGGCATTGTGAAGACCGATGAGGACACCCATATGGTGGCGGGGGACACGATTGATTTGAATCCCATCATCCGCGAGTTGATTTTGCTTGAAATTCCGTTGCAGCTTATCGCTGAAGGACCGGTTGCCGGCGGAGCGCCGCAACATGGCGAAGGATGGGACGTTCTGTCGGAAGAAGAATGGGAGAAAGCGATGCAAGAGCGGGAAAAGAAAGTAGATCCTCGCCTTGCAGGGCTGGCCAAGTTTTTCGAGGAAAAACGAGACGAATGA
- a CDS encoding nucleotidyltransferase: MKVVGVIVEYNPFHNGHFHHLNETRRKTGADCLIAVMSGNFLQRGEPAIVSKWARAKMALAAGVDVIIELPYVFAVQAAEQFAHGAVQLLAAIGCQELCFGSESGEISAFLSAVETWLEQKETFDSLIRTGLARGQSFPKAAAEAWQKFDAAPLDLSQPNNVLGFAYVKAIWQNKLAIMPRTIPRLAAGYHDESFSHPSIASATSLRKTLRQTGQLESIAAYVPPAALEQLRQYRETYGRFHDWEVYFPLLKYRLLTATEADLRRIAGVEEGIEHRLKQHIPHAETFAAFIAAVKTKRYTWTRLQRLCAHVLTNFTKEEQAKAANPTYIRLLGMSETGRRYLNQVKKSAALPLVARASKLNGDPLYEQEKRAAAVYAAAFPEPLYSAVLKEEYATAPIYVSGIERK; encoded by the coding sequence GTGAAAGTCGTCGGCGTGATTGTGGAATACAACCCGTTTCACAACGGTCATTTCCACCATTTGAACGAAACGAGGCGAAAGACAGGAGCGGACTGTTTGATCGCCGTCATGAGCGGAAACTTCTTGCAGCGCGGTGAGCCGGCCATCGTCTCCAAATGGGCGCGGGCGAAAATGGCGCTTGCCGCCGGCGTGGATGTGATCATCGAGCTGCCGTACGTCTTCGCTGTGCAAGCGGCTGAACAGTTCGCACATGGGGCGGTGCAGCTGCTTGCAGCCATCGGCTGCCAAGAGCTTTGCTTTGGCAGCGAATCGGGGGAAATTTCCGCTTTTTTATCCGCGGTGGAAACGTGGCTTGAACAGAAGGAAACGTTCGATTCCCTCATCCGCACCGGGCTGGCGCGCGGACAAAGCTTTCCGAAAGCCGCCGCTGAAGCGTGGCAAAAGTTCGACGCCGCTCCGCTTGATTTGTCGCAGCCAAACAACGTGCTTGGTTTTGCGTATGTGAAAGCCATTTGGCAAAACAAGCTGGCGATTATGCCGCGCACGATTCCGCGGCTGGCCGCCGGCTATCATGACGAATCATTTTCCCACCCGTCGATTGCGAGCGCCACCAGCCTGCGAAAAACATTGCGACAAACCGGACAGCTTGAGTCGATCGCGGCATACGTTCCGCCCGCTGCGCTCGAACAACTCCGCCAATACCGGGAGACATACGGGCGCTTTCACGATTGGGAAGTGTATTTTCCGCTCCTAAAATATCGGCTGTTGACCGCCACAGAGGCCGACTTGCGCCGCATCGCCGGCGTGGAGGAAGGGATTGAACACCGGCTGAAGCAACACATCCCCCACGCCGAAACGTTTGCCGCCTTCATCGCCGCTGTCAAAACGAAGCGATACACCTGGACAAGGCTGCAACGCCTATGCGCACATGTGTTGACGAATTTCACAAAGGAGGAGCAGGCCAAAGCGGCCAACCCGACCTATATCCGGCTGCTCGGCATGAGTGAAACCGGCCGCCGCTACTTAAATCAGGTGAAAAAAAGCGCCGCGCTCCCACTCGTCGCTAGAGCGTCCAAACTCAACGGCGACCCTCTTTATGAGCAAGAAAAAAGAGCGGCAGCTGTGTACGCCGCCGCTTTTCCGGAGCCGCTCTACAGCGCCGTGCTGAAAGAAGAATACGCCACGGCGCCCATTTACGTTTCCGGCATCGAGCGCAAATAA
- a CDS encoding SepM family pheromone-processing serine protease, with product MKKRTYIALFFFGAALTFLLIFMKLPYYVTMPGSAQSLKPLVHVENGDRDQGTFMLTTVRMGRANVVSYLLAHIRPFYELHPVEEIKQEGESDKEYTMRQLELMEQAKEAAIIVAYRHAGKPVSYEPHGVYVMSVLPDMPAAGRLETGDRIVALDGKPLGTSEQMVDYIRGKKAGDRVRVAFIRGGKRQETEISLKPFPQHPNQVGLGVMPMTDYDVHTDPPIKVDSEQIGGPSAGLMFSLEIYNQLVPEDIAKGHKIAGTGTIDLDGNVGPIGGISQKVVAADREGAEVFFAPNEHGAPTSNYREAVRTAKKIGTHMKIVPVDTFDEAVRYLRSMPET from the coding sequence ATGAAGAAACGGACGTATATTGCCCTGTTTTTCTTTGGCGCCGCCCTCACCTTTTTGCTCATTTTTATGAAGCTGCCGTATTACGTGACGATGCCGGGAAGCGCGCAAAGTTTAAAGCCGCTCGTTCACGTGGAAAACGGCGACCGCGATCAGGGAACGTTTATGCTTACGACGGTGCGGATGGGGCGGGCGAACGTGGTGTCGTATTTGCTCGCCCATATCCGTCCGTTTTATGAGCTGCATCCGGTCGAGGAAATCAAGCAGGAAGGGGAGAGCGACAAGGAATATACGATGCGTCAGCTTGAGCTCATGGAACAGGCGAAGGAAGCGGCGATTATCGTCGCTTATCGCCACGCCGGAAAACCGGTGTCGTATGAACCTCATGGCGTTTATGTCATGAGCGTCCTCCCTGATATGCCGGCCGCCGGCCGTCTAGAGACCGGCGACCGCATTGTTGCCTTGGACGGAAAGCCGCTCGGCACATCGGAGCAAATGGTCGACTATATTCGAGGGAAAAAGGCGGGCGACCGCGTCCGCGTTGCGTTCATCCGCGGCGGGAAACGACAGGAGACGGAGATTTCATTGAAGCCGTTTCCGCAGCATCCGAATCAAGTCGGCCTTGGGGTCATGCCGATGACGGATTATGACGTCCATACCGATCCGCCCATCAAGGTCGATTCCGAACAAATCGGCGGACCGTCGGCTGGGCTCATGTTTTCTTTGGAAATTTACAATCAACTCGTTCCCGAAGATATTGCCAAAGGCCATAAAATTGCCGGCACCGGAACGATTGATCTTGACGGAAACGTCGGCCCGATCGGCGGCATTTCGCAAAAAGTCGTGGCGGCTGACCGCGAAGGAGCTGAGGTGTTTTTTGCGCCGAACGAACATGGTGCGCCGACGTCGAACTATCGCGAGGCGGTGCGGACGGCGAAAAAAATCGGGACGCATATGAAAATCGTCCCGGTCGATACGTTTGACGAGGCGGTTCGTTATTTGCGCTCGATGCCGGAAACGTAA
- a CDS encoding patatin-like phospholipase family protein, whose amino-acid sequence MPPKVGLALGSGGARGFAHLGVLKVLEEEHIPISYLAGSSIGALVAVLYASGHGLHRLYRLAQSFRRNDFLDWTVPKMGLIAGERITQFIRLLTKGKRIEEMSPPVAVVAADLQTGEKVVFRQGEAAQAVRASISIPGIFVPAEVNGRLLVDGGVVDRVPVSVVRAMGADIVIAVDVSPLNTKAEIASIVDVIWQSLDILQAELVAHRQVASDVMIRPRVEQYSSRAFTEIEEIIARGEEEARRQVGAIRQAIEQWKEPSHE is encoded by the coding sequence GTGCCGCCAAAAGTCGGATTGGCGCTCGGGTCGGGAGGAGCGCGCGGGTTCGCCCATCTTGGGGTATTGAAGGTGCTCGAGGAGGAGCATATTCCAATTTCCTATTTGGCCGGCAGCAGCATCGGTGCGCTCGTCGCCGTCCTTTACGCAAGCGGCCATGGCCTCCATCGTCTCTATCGGTTGGCTCAATCGTTTCGACGCAACGATTTTCTTGACTGGACGGTGCCGAAAATGGGGCTGATCGCTGGCGAGCGCATCACGCAGTTTATTCGCTTGTTGACGAAAGGGAAACGAATCGAGGAGATGTCCCCGCCCGTGGCTGTTGTCGCCGCTGATTTGCAGACGGGGGAGAAAGTCGTGTTTCGACAAGGGGAAGCAGCCCAGGCGGTGCGGGCAAGCATCTCGATTCCTGGCATTTTTGTGCCGGCGGAAGTGAATGGTAGGCTGCTTGTCGACGGCGGGGTCGTCGACCGTGTGCCGGTGTCGGTCGTCCGGGCGATGGGAGCGGATATTGTCATTGCCGTCGATGTCTCTCCGCTCAACACCAAGGCGGAAATTGCGTCGATCGTCGATGTCATTTGGCAGAGTCTCGATATTTTGCAAGCGGAACTGGTCGCTCACCGTCAGGTCGCCTCAGATGTTATGATCCGGCCGCGAGTCGAACAGTATAGCTCGCGGGCGTTCACGGAGATTGAGGAAATCATCGCTCGCGGGGAAGAGGAAGCGCGGAGGCAAGTGGGAGCGATCCGTCAAGCGATCGAACAGTGGAAGGAGCCATCACACGAATGA